The DNA sequence TTTTCCTGCACCTACGACAATATTGGGAATCGTCAGTGTTTCGTACCCCAGGTAGGTAACCCTAAGTACTTGGCGGCCATAAGGCACATTTTCCAGGCGAAAATAGCCGTCGATATCGGTCACTGTTCCGAGGGTGTGTTCTGCATCCAGCAGTTCAACAGCAGCACCAATCAGCGGCATCTCGGACTGCTGGTCCACCAGTGTACCTTTGATCGTTTGCTGGGCAGCAAGCGCTACCCCAGAAATCAGGAAAGATAAAATAAATAGTAGTCGTAACATGATAAAGTGAGCTTTAGTAAATTATGATGTACCAAAGCTGCTGCTTATGTGGGTACGACAACAGTGTTTCCTGTTGAATCGTCGGTTTTGCAGGGTGAATGGGGGTGGTTTTTGGGGGTTACTTCCCAATGCAGGAAGTGTGAAAATATTATTAATTTATGATTATCAATTAATTATATAAGACAACCTCCTTTAGGGGTACAAATGAGGTACAAAACAAATATTTATCTTTTACTGAGCCCCAAAGGAGCGATCAGCGAAGCTCATCGGCGTAAGCTAAACAAGCTCTAAATTAACAACACATTCTGGATTTTTCGATCTCATTCTAACTTCGCGTTTAGTTTGAATCCTAGTTTTAAGACTACTTTTTAAGTTCGATAACTTACGTTAACATTTTAGATCATTACCTTTGCGCAATTCTAACAAACATCAAACCCTAGTATGATGAACCTACTTAAGTCAATCTTTTTTGCCCTACTTTGTACACTACCGATACTGAGCTTCACCCAGGAAAGTACCGACGTTATTGAAACTACCGATGATGGGCTGATTAACTGGACCCAAGGATATATTGAAGCGGAAGGCTTTGCTGTTATTGACACAAAGTATGAAAATACTCGACAAGCAGAAGCACTAGCGAAGCGTGGTGCTGTAGTGGTTGCTAAAGCCAACTTACTTGAAACAATTAAAGGCGTAACTATTTCAGGCGAAACTCGCGTACGAGATTTCATGACAGAGAGCTATGTAATCACTGCCAAAGTGGAAGGGGACGTAGTAGGCGCCAGACAGGTTGGTTCGGCTATAGTGGAGGACGGAGCCGTAGTAGTACGTGTGCGTATGCCGCTCTACGGTGCGGGCAGCCTAGCTGATTTAGTTATTGATGAAGTAAAAGCTAAAAACAAGACCACAGGCACGGCTAGTTCTATACCAGAACCGGAGCCTACTCCCGAAGAGTTAGAAGAGTTTACGACTACTGTCTTCAAAACGCTACCTACAGCTACAAGTGAGGGAGGAAAAATAGTCCTGGAACGCCCTGCGGATGGCACGCCTGTAAAGGAGGTGCGAATTCCAAAAATCGCTTTCGATTTTAAGGGTGCAAAAATTGATCCAGCACTTTTCCCTGTGATTGTAGATCAGGATGGGGCGGTACTATTTGACTTTTCTGAGTTGTATGAAAAAGTAAACAGAGAATATGGCCTTTACCTCAATTTAGCACGTGAAGTACTGGACCAACTACAGGCACAGAAAGGAGTAGAAATCATTGAAGCGGTGCAAACCTCAAGAGGGGTATTCCAAGTACGCATTGATGAGAGTACTAAAAAAGGCCGCTTCTGGAAAGGGGTTCTTCGTGTAGGAAAGAAGGTACTACCATGGTTGATTGGGATGATTTAATATACATTCTGTATTTTAAATTATCTTTGGCAGAAGCCGTAACCGAATGGTTACGGCTTTTGCCGTATGGACATACCTACTTCAGACCTACTTTCTAGTATGAGACACTTTTTGTTATCAGCCCTCTTCGTATTTACTTATGCACTAGCTGCACAAAATACTAATTGCTTACCACCTACACCCATTTCGGTCTCTGGTAAGGATATGCAAGTCGCCCAAATTAAGGACTTACTCCAAGCCAATGGCAATAACGCACTATTTGATGAGCAAAAAATAGAAAAAGCAATTCGCAATGTCGAAACCTGTAATCAGGAACGAGCCGGACGCTTGCTTGGTATAGAGAATGAAATCTCCATCCTGACTCATAACTACCAGGAAGTACTGTCCATTCGTGACGTTCAGGGAACGAAACAACAGATTGAAGACCTTGAAAAAAGTAAAATGGAGACCTTGGCTTCCTTGGAAGAACGTATGCAAAGGTTTCAACGAAAGGGCTTGTATATTGTTTTTCTACCTGTTACTAGCGTACTAACAGATGTGAAAGAGTTTCAGAATCAAGCTAAACAATCTCTTACTCAACGTGCTATAGAGGAAATAAACGGTACCAGTATAAGACGAATCAGTGAAGTAATAAATCAACAAGACGTGAGTGACATTATTTCCAGCATTACAGCAGGAGAAGTAACGCTAGACCGGATAATATATGATGTCCCTGATTTCAGAAAAGGCCAAGAGTATTACATCTATTTTGCATCGGTTAATGTGACTCCATTGAGCAAAACTACATTTAATGGAATCAGTTTACAATCAGAAGCTAGAGCCAGTGTCTTCAACCCAATCGTTGACCATAATTACAACGTTGATCTTCAGAGCCTTGGTGTTGATCCCGTCCACATTACAACCATTCAGCAATTACTAGGTAATTGGAATGAGAACATTGTGAACCATAACAAGAACATAGATAGTAGTCAACTCCAAATAGCAAGCTCCGGCGAACAACAGGTTCGCGAAATTGATACGCAAATCAATAATCTACGTGAACAACTAAACCAGCGGAGTAGCCGAATCAATCAATACTGCACTGAAATGGGTATCCGTTTCGATGACAACAATCTAAACGGTAGCGCCCAGCGTGTTCTAAATGCGATTCAACAACAGCTACAAAGTAGCCAAAACAACTGGCGTATCACAAAAGACGAAGAGATACTCTTCAGGAAATCCTCTATTACTATTTCAGGTAATCCACTAGATATCTTAGCGGAAGAAAGTATTAAACTTACCGAACGGCTACGAGCAGATTATACTAAAGTCACCAAAAATGAGGAAATACTGGATTTGGAAGATTATTCCGTAGCGAACTACCAAAATACCCGCCAGATAGAATTCTACAGGGAGTTAAATAGAGTCTCTGTGATGTGTGCGGGGCAAGCTAATGGTTCTTTCAATGTGGTCGTGTTTGCCACATTTAAAATAAAGGACGAGGCTACAGAAAGGAATAGGTCGAATAACTACTCTTTAAACTCGACTTCCTCTAATTACAAAACGCTGGTAAGTGATAACTTCATACACATCTCT is a window from the Lewinella sp. LCG006 genome containing:
- a CDS encoding SUMF1/EgtB/PvdO family nonheme iron enzyme; translation: MRHFLLSALFVFTYALAAQNTNCLPPTPISVSGKDMQVAQIKDLLQANGNNALFDEQKIEKAIRNVETCNQERAGRLLGIENEISILTHNYQEVLSIRDVQGTKQQIEDLEKSKMETLASLEERMQRFQRKGLYIVFLPVTSVLTDVKEFQNQAKQSLTQRAIEEINGTSIRRISEVINQQDVSDIISSITAGEVTLDRIIYDVPDFRKGQEYYIYFASVNVTPLSKTTFNGISLQSEARASVFNPIVDHNYNVDLQSLGVDPVHITTIQQLLGNWNENIVNHNKNIDSSQLQIASSGEQQVREIDTQINNLREQLNQRSSRINQYCTEMGIRFDDNNLNGSAQRVLNAIQQQLQSSQNNWRITKDEEILFRKSSITISGNPLDILAEESIKLTERLRADYTKVTKNEEILDLEDYSVANYQNTRQIEFYRELNRVSVMCAGQANGSFNVVVFATFKIKDEATERNRSNNYSLNSTSSNYKTLVSDNFIHISGGTFQMGDQYNEGDDGEKPVHTVKVSNFYLSSTEVTFAEYDAFCTATKRNKPDDEGWGRSQRPAINVSWCDAVDYANWLSEQNNLQKVYSGNCDNIRANWEANGYRLPTEAEWEYAARQGGQEVRLGNGKDTAESAEINFDASPGYKISYYRVGTYRRQTLPVGSLNSPNSLGLHDMSGNVWEWCWDWLGDYPSSPQQNPRGPGSGSYRTNRGGSWLMNPMYCRSAFRGWFTPTYRDGNVGFRLARS